Proteins co-encoded in one Ruegeria sp. HKCCD4315 genomic window:
- a CDS encoding fatty acid desaturase: MDHKDLIASLPAETKDRLQRRSNSAGLNHLLIYLAALAALSAAILAQIPFWPVLVLPQGVLLVFLFTLSHECTHKTPFRTGWLNDAVGHLVSVPIALPFTWFRYFHLAHHKWTNDPKRDPELDGKPRPDNWPDLMIYLSGWTYWSGMAKVLVQNARGHLDAPYLPKRQHKAMKVEARILLGLYALTLISLTYSTMLFWVWLLPVLVAQPVLRLYLLAEHGLCPPVANMLENSRTTFTNRALRFLAWNMPYHAEHHSFPNVPFHHLPELHDWTRAHLKSTSTGYTEFTKDYARTLNS, encoded by the coding sequence ATGGACCACAAAGACCTGATCGCTTCTTTGCCTGCCGAAACTAAGGACCGATTGCAACGCCGGTCGAACTCCGCTGGGCTGAACCATCTGTTGATCTATCTGGCGGCGCTGGCGGCCCTGAGCGCCGCAATTTTGGCGCAAATCCCGTTCTGGCCGGTCTTGGTCCTGCCGCAAGGCGTTTTGCTGGTGTTCCTCTTCACCCTCAGCCACGAATGCACCCACAAGACCCCTTTTCGTACAGGGTGGCTGAACGATGCGGTCGGACATCTGGTCTCGGTCCCAATTGCCCTGCCCTTTACGTGGTTCCGATATTTCCATCTGGCCCACCACAAATGGACCAACGACCCCAAACGCGACCCGGAGCTGGATGGAAAACCGCGCCCCGACAACTGGCCTGACCTGATGATCTACCTGAGCGGTTGGACCTATTGGAGCGGCATGGCAAAGGTTCTGGTTCAAAACGCACGCGGCCACCTGGACGCCCCTTACCTTCCGAAGCGCCAACACAAAGCGATGAAGGTCGAAGCGCGCATTCTGCTTGGTCTCTACGCCTTAACGCTCATCAGCCTGACCTACAGCACGATGCTGTTCTGGGTCTGGCTTCTTCCTGTGCTGGTCGCTCAACCCGTTTTACGCCTTTACCTGCTGGCCGAGCATGGCCTCTGCCCGCCAGTGGCGAACATGCTCGAGAACTCGCGCACAACCTTTACCAACCGGGCCTTACGGTTTTTGGCCTGGAACATGCCGTACCACGCCGAGCATCACTCCTTTCCAAATGTCCCGTTCCACCACTTGCCCGAGTTGCACGACTGGACGCGCGCGCACTTGAAATCCACATCCACCGGTTACACGGAATTCACCAAAGACTACGCCCGAACGCTCAACTCATAA
- a CDS encoding N-acetyltransferase, producing the protein MSAALRLARPEDLDRLMALVTAFHAEARIEQDADKTRNALAPLLEGIPHGCVYLIGPGRAPLGYIILTFGWSVEFGGMDGFVDEIYIRPAVRGRGIATEVLLDLPKALAGAGLTALHLEVDRTNEAAQKLYLRTGFRPREKYMLMSKAL; encoded by the coding sequence ATGAGCGCCGCTCTGCGCCTTGCGCGCCCCGAAGATCTGGACCGCCTGATGGCGCTGGTCACTGCGTTTCATGCCGAGGCGCGGATCGAACAGGACGCTGACAAAACCCGAAATGCCCTTGCCCCCTTGCTGGAAGGCATCCCCCATGGCTGTGTCTACCTGATTGGCCCGGGACGCGCGCCGTTGGGCTATATCATCCTCACCTTCGGCTGGTCAGTCGAGTTCGGTGGCATGGACGGGTTCGTAGACGAAATCTATATCCGCCCTGCCGTCCGCGGCCGTGGCATCGCCACCGAGGTTTTGCTGGATCTTCCCAAGGCATTGGCCGGAGCGGGTCTGACCGCGCTTCATCTTGAAGTGGACAGAACCAATGAGGCCGCTCAGAAACTGTACCTGCGTACCGGGTTCAGACCCCGCGAAAAGTACATGCTGATGAGCAAGGCGCTTTAG
- a CDS encoding DMT family transporter, which translates to MNNVNGILLLIGSMAAFALEDMFIKVLSVSVPTGQIMVFLGLVCGVVFAILSLVSRKRIFDPVAWQLLPMVRAATEGVGAVTFVTALSLIDLSTVAAVFQAMPLAVTMGAALFLGEQVGWRRWSAIGVGFIGVLMIIRPGLEGFQPESLFVVLTVIAIAARDLITRKLDVRVASTVVAMQAYIAVALAGGLLMAMSGASFTPLQDGQALPYLGAVGFGVIGYYGIVTAMRVGEASALMPFRYTRLVFSILAGMLMFGERPDVLTMAGATLIIGSGLYTFVRERRLARELVPA; encoded by the coding sequence ATGAACAACGTAAACGGCATTCTGCTGCTCATAGGGTCGATGGCGGCCTTTGCACTTGAAGATATGTTCATCAAGGTCTTGTCGGTCTCTGTACCGACTGGGCAGATCATGGTGTTCCTCGGTCTGGTCTGTGGCGTCGTGTTCGCCATCTTGTCACTGGTCTCGCGTAAGCGGATTTTTGATCCGGTGGCCTGGCAATTACTGCCAATGGTACGTGCGGCAACCGAAGGGGTCGGGGCGGTGACCTTTGTGACAGCACTGTCTTTGATTGATCTGTCCACGGTCGCCGCCGTGTTTCAGGCCATGCCCCTTGCTGTCACCATGGGGGCGGCACTGTTTCTGGGTGAACAGGTTGGCTGGCGGCGCTGGAGCGCCATTGGTGTTGGTTTCATCGGCGTTCTGATGATCATCCGCCCTGGTTTGGAAGGATTCCAGCCCGAATCCCTGTTTGTGGTGTTGACCGTCATTGCCATTGCCGCACGGGATCTGATCACGCGCAAGCTGGACGTGCGGGTGGCCTCGACCGTTGTAGCAATGCAGGCCTATATCGCCGTTGCGCTGGCCGGGGGACTTTTGATGGCGATGTCTGGTGCATCCTTCACACCACTTCAGGATGGACAAGCCCTGCCATATTTAGGCGCCGTAGGGTTTGGCGTGATTGGGTACTACGGCATTGTTACTGCAATGCGTGTGGGCGAAGCGTCGGCTCTTATGCCGTTCCGCTATACACGTCTGGTGTTTTCGATCCTTGCGGGGATGCTGATGTTTGGTGAGCGGCCAGATGTCCTGACAATGGCGGGCGCGACCCTTATCATCGGGTCCGGTCTGTACACCTTTGTCCGCGAACGGCGATTGGCTCGCGAACTTGTCCCAGCCTGA
- a CDS encoding YdiU family protein translates to MTLTIPFDNTYARLPDAFFARQAPVPVRSPQMIAFNDDLAKLLQITPGDVQDMAQAFAGNRLPTGAEPIAQLYSGHQFGQYNPQLGDGRAVLLGETVGTDGVRRDIQLKGSGPTPFSRRGDGRAWLGPVLREYVVSEAMHALGVPTTRALAAVETGETVFREGPMPGAVLTRVASSHLRVGTFQVFAARGQLDSLRRLTEYAIARHYPKADGPMGLLRAVRDAQAKLIAQWMSVGFIHGVMNTDNCSIAGETIDYGPCAFMDTYHPNTVYSSIDRMGRYAYSNQPDIAVWNLAQLATSLIQQMDDKEAAVEEATEIVHAMPELLQQNWLTLFRAKIGLTADEDADLELVTDLLKRMAEGQADFTNTFRALGSDTARDQFVDPASYDSWAEGWRARLEREAQPFDVMAAANPAFIPRNHRVEQMIQAAVQGDYAPFHRLNAVLARPYDDQDDDADLKRPPAKNEVVHATFCGT, encoded by the coding sequence ATGACCCTAACGATCCCCTTCGATAACACCTATGCCCGTCTGCCGGATGCGTTTTTTGCGCGGCAGGCGCCGGTTCCCGTGCGTTCACCGCAGATGATTGCATTCAACGATGATTTGGCGAAGTTGCTGCAGATCACCCCAGGAGATGTGCAGGACATGGCCCAGGCTTTTGCTGGCAATCGTCTGCCCACAGGTGCAGAGCCCATTGCGCAGCTGTATTCTGGGCACCAGTTCGGACAGTATAACCCTCAATTGGGGGATGGGCGTGCGGTGCTGCTGGGCGAGACCGTGGGCACCGATGGGGTGCGCCGGGACATACAGCTGAAAGGCTCGGGCCCCACGCCTTTTTCGCGCCGTGGCGATGGTCGGGCGTGGCTGGGGCCGGTTCTGCGCGAATATGTGGTGTCTGAGGCGATGCACGCGCTGGGCGTTCCGACCACGCGTGCTCTGGCGGCTGTGGAAACGGGCGAAACGGTGTTTCGCGAAGGCCCGATGCCGGGGGCGGTGTTGACGCGCGTGGCCAGCAGCCATCTGCGGGTGGGTACGTTTCAGGTTTTCGCCGCACGGGGGCAGCTGGACAGTTTGCGCCGACTGACGGAATACGCCATCGCGCGTCACTATCCTAAGGCTGACGGGCCTATGGGTCTGTTGCGGGCGGTGCGGGACGCACAGGCCAAGCTGATCGCGCAGTGGATGAGCGTGGGGTTCATTCACGGGGTGATGAACACTGACAATTGCTCGATCGCGGGTGAGACGATTGATTATGGCCCTTGCGCTTTCATGGACACGTATCACCCCAACACGGTCTACAGTTCGATTGACCGGATGGGGCGCTATGCCTATTCGAACCAGCCCGACATTGCTGTGTGGAATCTGGCGCAGCTTGCGACGTCGCTGATCCAGCAGATGGATGATAAGGAGGCCGCTGTCGAAGAGGCGACCGAGATCGTCCATGCCATGCCAGAGCTTTTGCAGCAGAATTGGTTGACCCTGTTCCGGGCCAAGATCGGTCTGACGGCTGACGAAGACGCTGATCTAGAGCTTGTGACGGATCTTTTGAAACGCATGGCCGAAGGGCAGGCGGACTTCACCAACACATTCCGGGCGCTGGGCAGCGATACCGCGCGGGATCAATTTGTTGACCCCGCCAGCTATGACAGTTGGGCCGAGGGCTGGCGCGCGCGATTAGAACGCGAAGCGCAACCGTTCGACGTGATGGCCGCTGCTAACCCGGCGTTTATTCCGCGTAACCACCGTGTCGAACAGATGATCCAAGCGGCGGTACAAGGGGATTACGCGCCGTTCCATCGGCTGAATGCCGTCCTCGCTCGGCCTTACGATGATCAGGATGACGACGCAGATTTGAAACGGCCCCCGGCCAAGAACGAGGTGGTGCACGCAACCTTCTGTGGGACATGA
- a CDS encoding endonuclease/exonuclease/phosphatase family protein: MKPSSTLRIASYNIQKCLGLDFRRQPQRILQVIEHMRADIVVLQEADKRLPPRPAALPHFMLDEAGWQIVDLGGAGSLGWHGNAVIWRGDGIAVRQTGHHELPGLEPRGAVRVEFDTQIGPLRVMGMHLGLLPASRRQQISHIRRCDDDLDQMPTVWAGDFNEWSRQPVLDHLAPEMRFLPPRPSFPAAQPLGALDRIALGAGVQATAHGVHDARPAHIASDHLPVWADLTRAA; encoded by the coding sequence ATGAAACCGTCTTCAACCCTACGTATCGCTAGCTATAACATTCAAAAATGCCTCGGGCTGGATTTCCGGCGTCAACCGCAGCGCATCCTGCAGGTCATCGAACACATGCGGGCCGACATCGTTGTGTTACAAGAGGCTGACAAACGCCTGCCGCCCCGCCCGGCGGCCCTGCCGCATTTCATGCTGGATGAGGCGGGTTGGCAGATCGTCGATCTGGGCGGGGCCGGAAGCCTTGGGTGGCATGGCAATGCGGTCATCTGGCGTGGTGACGGCATTGCAGTCCGGCAAACAGGGCATCACGAATTGCCGGGGTTAGAGCCGCGCGGGGCTGTCCGAGTCGAGTTTGACACTCAAATCGGGCCGCTGCGGGTGATGGGGATGCATCTTGGGCTGTTGCCCGCATCCCGTAGGCAACAGATTTCGCATATCCGGCGCTGTGACGACGATCTTGACCAGATGCCAACTGTCTGGGCCGGGGACTTCAATGAATGGTCGCGACAACCAGTTCTGGACCATCTGGCCCCCGAAATGCGCTTTCTACCGCCTCGCCCCAGCTTTCCCGCAGCACAACCTCTGGGCGCGCTGGACCGGATCGCGCTGGGCGCAGGGGTGCAGGCCACTGCACATGGGGTTCACGACGCGCGCCCGGCGCATATCGCATCGGATCATCTGCCCGTTTGGGCCGATCTGACACGTGCCGCGTGA
- a CDS encoding Fur family transcriptional regulator encodes MSDTIIGRCEAKGLRMTGQRRIIAQVLEQSDDHPDVEELYARASAVDKGISIATVYRTVKLFEEAGILERLEFGDGRARYEDAERDHHDHLIDMQSGEVIEFVDPEIEALQEKIAAKLGYKLKGHRLELYGVPLEQD; translated from the coding sequence ATGTCGGATACGATTATTGGGCGTTGTGAGGCCAAGGGCCTGCGCATGACCGGTCAAAGAAGGATCATCGCGCAGGTATTGGAGCAAAGCGACGACCATCCGGATGTCGAAGAACTTTATGCACGTGCTTCTGCCGTCGACAAAGGTATCTCGATCGCGACGGTCTATCGGACGGTCAAACTGTTTGAAGAGGCCGGGATTCTGGAACGTCTGGAATTCGGCGACGGCCGCGCGCGGTATGAAGATGCCGAGCGTGATCACCATGACCACCTGATCGACATGCAATCGGGCGAGGTTATCGAATTCGTCGACCCCGAAATCGAAGCCCTTCAGGAAAAAATCGCGGCAAAACTGGGATATAAGCTGAAAGGTCATCGGCTGGAACTGTACGGCGTGCCGCTGGAACAGGACTGA
- the eno gene encoding phosphopyruvate hydratase, protein MSTIIDIHAREILDSRGNPTVEVDVILEDGTMGRAAVPSGASTGAYEAVEKRDGDKSRYMGKGVLEAVAAVNGEIAEELVGFDATEQVAIDQAMIELDGTENKGRLGANAILGVSLATAKAAADFTTQPLYRYVGGTSARVLPVPMMNIINGGEHADNPIDIQEFMIMPTSAANIREAVRMGSEVFHTLKKELSAAGLATGVGDEGGFAPNIASTREALDFILKSIEKAGYKPGEEIHLALDCAATEYFKDGKYVLAGEGISLSSEENAAYLAALVNDYPIISIEDGMSEDDWDGWKALTDAIGDKVQLVGDDLFVTNPARLAEGIERGCANSMLVKVNQIGSLTETLRAVDMAHRARYTNVMSHRSGETEDATIADLAVATNCGQIKTGSLARSDRLAKYNQLIRIEESLGEVAEYAGASILRK, encoded by the coding sequence ATGAGCACCATCATCGACATCCACGCACGCGAAATTCTGGACAGCCGGGGCAACCCCACGGTTGAAGTCGACGTCATTCTGGAAGACGGCACCATGGGCCGCGCTGCCGTGCCGTCCGGCGCATCAACCGGTGCCTATGAGGCAGTGGAAAAGCGCGACGGCGACAAATCGCGGTACATGGGCAAGGGTGTTCTGGAAGCCGTTGCCGCCGTGAACGGTGAGATCGCCGAAGAACTGGTAGGTTTCGACGCGACCGAACAGGTGGCCATCGATCAGGCGATGATCGAGCTGGATGGGACCGAAAACAAGGGCCGTTTGGGTGCAAACGCCATTCTGGGTGTCTCACTGGCGACCGCCAAGGCCGCAGCAGATTTTACCACGCAGCCGCTGTATCGCTATGTCGGCGGCACCTCAGCCCGTGTTCTGCCGGTGCCGATGATGAATATCATCAACGGCGGTGAGCACGCGGATAACCCGATCGACATTCAGGAATTCATGATCATGCCGACCTCGGCCGCGAACATCCGCGAGGCGGTGCGCATGGGGTCCGAGGTGTTTCATACACTGAAGAAAGAGCTCTCGGCGGCTGGTCTGGCCACCGGTGTCGGTGATGAGGGTGGCTTTGCCCCCAACATCGCCTCGACCCGCGAAGCGCTGGATTTCATCCTGAAGTCCATCGAAAAAGCGGGTTACAAACCGGGTGAAGAAATTCACCTGGCGCTGGATTGCGCCGCGACTGAATACTTCAAAGACGGCAAATACGTTCTGGCAGGCGAGGGTATCTCACTGTCGTCCGAAGAAAATGCAGCCTATCTGGCGGCGCTGGTCAATGACTATCCGATCATCTCGATCGAAGACGGCATGTCCGAAGATGACTGGGACGGTTGGAAAGCCCTGACCGATGCCATCGGCGACAAGGTGCAGCTGGTGGGTGACGACCTGTTCGTGACCAACCCCGCACGTCTGGCCGAAGGGATCGAACGCGGCTGCGCGAACTCGATGCTGGTCAAGGTGAACCAGATCGGTTCGCTGACCGAAACCCTGCGCGCCGTCGATATGGCACACCGTGCGCGTTACACCAACGTTATGTCCCACCGCTCGGGTGAGACCGAGGATGCCACCATCGCCGATCTGGCTGTGGCGACCAATTGCGGTCAGATCAAAACCGGCTCTCTGGCCCGGTCGGACCGGTTGGCCAAATACAACCAGCTTATCCGTATCGAGGAATCTTTGGGCGAGGTCGCGGAATACGCGGGCGCGTCGATCCTTCGCAAATAA
- a CDS encoding DMT family transporter has translation MELHQTQPDNSTRASLVLVMGGALWGLYWIPVRFFLDQGLTGPWPGIVMYCAALIALLPFIWSDRQTLVREWRNLMLSGMFTGAAFSLYSISLVYTDVVRSILLFYLTPIWGTLLGVLFLGERLSLMRLAGLFCGLGGLFVVLGGAGFVPWPQNIGDWLALASGICWALGSMGLYRVNRISISGQVFAFVFGALILSLFSLLALPEQALPSIAQSEAIRILLLALLSAFYVLPMIYMTIWPATKLSPSRVGLLLMSEVVVGIASAAVLSGEPFGLREFLGAALIVSAAVLEIVRK, from the coding sequence ATGGAACTGCATCAGACACAGCCGGACAACAGCACCCGCGCCAGCCTGGTTCTGGTCATGGGTGGCGCGCTATGGGGGCTTTACTGGATCCCGGTTCGGTTCTTTCTGGATCAGGGTCTGACCGGCCCCTGGCCCGGGATTGTCATGTACTGCGCGGCCCTGATCGCCTTACTTCCGTTTATTTGGAGCGATCGGCAAACGCTGGTGCGGGAATGGCGCAACCTGATGCTCAGCGGCATGTTCACAGGGGCCGCGTTTAGCCTGTATTCCATCAGCCTGGTGTATACCGATGTTGTGCGGTCCATCCTGCTGTTCTACCTCACGCCGATCTGGGGAACACTTCTGGGTGTTTTGTTTTTGGGTGAGCGTCTCAGCCTCATGCGCCTTGCTGGTCTTTTCTGCGGGTTGGGCGGTCTTTTTGTTGTTCTGGGCGGCGCGGGTTTCGTGCCCTGGCCGCAAAACATAGGCGATTGGCTGGCATTGGCCTCAGGCATATGCTGGGCCCTGGGCTCTATGGGCCTTTATCGTGTCAATCGCATCTCGATTTCGGGGCAGGTCTTTGCCTTTGTTTTCGGTGCGCTGATCCTGTCCCTATTCAGCCTTCTTGCTCTGCCCGAGCAGGCTTTACCATCCATCGCGCAAAGTGAAGCGATCCGCATTCTTCTGTTGGCCCTGTTGTCGGCCTTTTACGTCCTGCCCATGATCTACATGACGATTTGGCCTGCGACGAAGCTTTCCCCTTCAAGGGTCGGCCTGCTGCTGATGAGCGAAGTGGTCGTCGGAATCGCATCTGCTGCCGTGCTATCCGGAGAACCCTTTGGCCTACGAGAGTTTCTGGGCGCTGCGCTGATCGTCAGCGCCGCCGTGTTGGAGATCGTGCGAAAGTAG
- a CDS encoding GNAT family N-acetyltransferase, whose protein sequence is MLKIIEPETPDQLNAVRRLCWDYRDFLLTLDERSVQIVQTFYAKEKYARLMDTLAADHAPPDGGLKLAMLDGEPIGCGMFHTIAPGVAEIKRVYVRDTARGSGAGRAIMLSLIETCRDLGFDYIRMDTGKPLKAATQLYLSLGFHLRGAYSEIPEIARDHLLFFEMQLTEVKKSKDNDN, encoded by the coding sequence TTGCTGAAGATTATTGAACCAGAAACGCCGGACCAGCTGAACGCGGTTCGGCGTTTGTGTTGGGACTATCGGGATTTCCTGCTGACGCTGGATGAGCGATCTGTCCAGATCGTCCAAACCTTCTACGCCAAGGAAAAATACGCCCGTTTGATGGACACTCTGGCAGCAGATCATGCACCGCCTGACGGCGGACTCAAACTGGCCATGCTTGACGGAGAGCCGATTGGTTGCGGCATGTTTCACACAATTGCGCCGGGTGTGGCCGAAATAAAGCGGGTGTATGTGAGGGATACAGCAAGGGGATCCGGTGCAGGGCGTGCAATCATGCTGTCGCTGATTGAAACCTGTCGGGATCTTGGTTTCGATTACATCCGAATGGACACCGGAAAACCGCTGAAAGCCGCGACTCAATTATACCTGTCTTTAGGGTTCCATCTGCGTGGTGCTTACTCTGAGATTCCAGAAATCGCTCGGGATCATCTGCTCTTTTTTGAAATGCAGCTCACGGAAGTCAAAAAAAGTAAAGATAACGATAATTGA
- a CDS encoding cupin domain-containing protein: MTAQDIIDHLNLQRHPEGGWYAETWRASNAGRPTGTCIYFLLQAGESSHWHRVDATEIWLYHAGAPLFLSLSATDAGPAVDHLLTPDLLKGAPQLIVPEGHWQAARSTGDYTLVSCTVSPGFDFEGFELAAPGFDIPRE; this comes from the coding sequence ATGACCGCACAAGACATTATCGATCACCTGAACCTGCAACGTCATCCCGAAGGCGGTTGGTATGCCGAGACATGGCGTGCCAGCAACGCAGGCCGCCCCACCGGCACTTGCATCTATTTCTTGTTGCAGGCCGGTGAAAGCAGCCACTGGCATCGGGTCGACGCCACCGAGATCTGGCTCTACCACGCAGGCGCACCTCTGTTCCTATCGCTCAGCGCGACGGATGCGGGGCCTGCGGTCGATCATCTGCTGACCCCTGACCTGTTAAAAGGCGCGCCGCAGCTGATCGTTCCGGAAGGCCATTGGCAGGCTGCACGCAGCACGGGCGACTACACCTTGGTCAGTTGCACGGTCTCTCCCGGCTTTGATTTCGAAGGTTTTGAGTTGGCCGCGCCGGGCTTTGACATCCCAAGGGAATAG
- a CDS encoding nucleoside hydrolase, translating to MAPRKIIIDTDPGQDDAVAILLALASPDEIEVLGITAVAGNVPLALTAKNARIVCELAGRADVPVYAGCDRPLIRPLVTAEHVHGKTGLDGPVLPDPEMPLADGHAVDFIIETLRKHESGTVTLCPLGPLTNIAMAFRKAPDIVDRVQEIVLMGGAYFEVGNITPTAEFNIHVDPEAADIVFRSGRPIVVMPLDVTHKALVTKPRNDAFRALGNKVGIAVAEMTDFFERFDKEKYGSAGAPLHDPCVTAYLIRPELFSGRHVNVQVETRSELTMGMTVADWWGVTDRAPNALFVGDLDADGFFALLTERLARL from the coding sequence ATGGCACCGCGCAAAATCATCATCGACACCGACCCCGGACAAGACGACGCCGTCGCCATCCTGCTGGCCCTGGCCAGCCCGGATGAGATCGAAGTTCTGGGCATCACTGCCGTTGCCGGGAACGTACCTTTGGCGCTCACCGCCAAGAACGCTCGGATTGTCTGCGAACTGGCGGGCCGGGCGGATGTTCCTGTCTATGCGGGATGTGATCGCCCTTTGATCCGCCCTCTGGTCACGGCAGAACATGTACATGGCAAAACCGGATTGGACGGGCCCGTTCTGCCGGACCCTGAAATGCCGCTGGCGGACGGACATGCGGTTGATTTCATCATTGAGACACTGCGCAAACATGAATCGGGCACCGTGACACTCTGCCCGTTGGGGCCACTGACCAACATCGCCATGGCGTTCCGCAAGGCCCCCGACATCGTCGATCGGGTGCAGGAAATCGTGCTGATGGGGGGCGCTTATTTCGAAGTGGGCAACATCACCCCCACAGCCGAATTCAACATCCACGTCGACCCGGAAGCCGCTGATATTGTTTTCAGATCCGGCAGGCCCATCGTGGTCATGCCCTTGGATGTCACGCACAAAGCGCTGGTCACCAAACCCCGCAATGATGCATTCCGGGCATTGGGAAACAAGGTCGGCATTGCAGTGGCGGAAATGACCGACTTTTTTGAACGCTTCGACAAGGAAAAATACGGCAGCGCGGGCGCCCCTTTGCATGACCCCTGCGTAACCGCTTATCTGATCCGGCCCGAATTGTTCTCGGGCCGTCATGTGAATGTCCAGGTTGAGACCCGGTCGGAACTGACCATGGGCATGACCGTCGCCGATTGGTGGGGCGTGACCGACCGTGCACCTAATGCGCTGTTTGTTGGCGACCTCGACGCGGACGGCTTTTTTGCCCTGCTGACAGAAAGGCTGGCCCGACTATGA
- a CDS encoding extensin family protein — MPSESTTAEPAAQTPEDLSPCAAMQLEQGRERMRERGAVCGDWTILGETRKTLKSKTRGCGIAKPVRVYRISDVALSQFSLMDCQTAVTLKTWIETVAKPAFAEIGGGLKGMRVVGHYACKTQNNQPRARLSQHARGRAIDISTFVLQDGTQITVKDGWTDKTQSAVLRELHNGACGVFSTVLGPDADRYHVGHFHFDTAQRKGAPVCR; from the coding sequence TTGCCCAGCGAGTCTACAACTGCCGAACCAGCCGCGCAGACGCCCGAAGACCTGTCCCCATGCGCGGCCATGCAATTGGAACAAGGACGCGAGCGGATGCGCGAACGTGGGGCCGTCTGCGGCGACTGGACCATATTGGGCGAAACGCGCAAAACCCTGAAAAGCAAGACCCGGGGCTGCGGCATTGCCAAACCGGTTCGGGTCTACCGGATCTCAGATGTTGCCCTCAGTCAGTTTTCGCTGATGGATTGTCAGACGGCGGTCACGCTGAAAACATGGATCGAAACCGTTGCCAAACCCGCCTTTGCCGAAATAGGCGGCGGACTCAAGGGCATGCGGGTAGTAGGGCACTATGCCTGCAAAACCCAGAACAACCAGCCACGCGCGCGCCTGTCTCAACATGCACGCGGGCGGGCCATTGATATTTCGACCTTTGTTCTTCAGGACGGCACACAAATCACCGTTAAGGACGGATGGACGGACAAGACCCAAAGCGCGGTGTTGCGCGAGCTGCACAACGGTGCCTGTGGCGTGTTCAGTACCGTACTCGGCCCGGACGCCGACCGCTATCACGTTGGGCATTTTCACTTTGACACAGCCCAGCGCAAAGGCGCTCCGGTTTGCCGCTAG
- the mazG gene encoding nucleoside triphosphate pyrophosphohydrolase, with the protein MAENPLIHDSDAGIERLLEIMRRLRDPQSGCPWDIEQDFATIAPYTIEEAYEVADAIEREAYDELKGELGDLLFQSVFHAQMAEEAGHFTFQDVVRTMSDKMVSRHPHVFGDESRDKSADQQTKDWEAIKAAERAGKEQKGALDGVAANLPALLRAHKLQKRAARVGFDWPDASHVLAKITEEAAELEEARDRMDADALEDEFGDLLFVMVNLGRHLGIEPEAALRRTNAKFTRRFEQVEARLAERGKTPAQSDLAEMDALWDDVKTEEHRANGKLPPVDAPTGA; encoded by the coding sequence ATGGCCGAAAATCCTCTGATCCACGACAGCGACGCTGGTATCGAGCGTTTGCTGGAAATCATGCGCCGCCTGCGCGACCCGCAAAGTGGCTGCCCGTGGGATATCGAGCAGGATTTCGCGACCATCGCACCCTATACGATTGAAGAGGCGTATGAAGTCGCCGACGCCATTGAGCGCGAGGCTTATGATGAGCTGAAAGGAGAACTGGGCGATCTTCTGTTCCAATCTGTCTTTCACGCGCAAATGGCTGAAGAGGCCGGGCATTTCACCTTTCAAGACGTGGTTCGAACCATGTCGGACAAGATGGTCAGCCGCCATCCGCATGTGTTTGGTGACGAGTCCCGCGACAAGTCAGCCGATCAGCAGACCAAGGATTGGGAAGCAATCAAGGCCGCCGAGCGTGCGGGCAAGGAACAGAAAGGCGCGTTGGACGGTGTCGCGGCGAACCTGCCCGCCCTGCTGCGCGCTCACAAACTGCAAAAACGTGCCGCTCGCGTGGGCTTTGACTGGCCCGATGCCAGCCATGTGTTGGCCAAGATCACAGAAGAAGCGGCCGAATTGGAAGAAGCGCGTGACAGGATGGACGCCGATGCGCTTGAGGACGAATTCGGCGATCTGCTGTTTGTGATGGTCAATCTTGGGCGCCATCTGGGTATCGAACCCGAGGCCGCCCTGCGCCGCACCAATGCCAAGTTCACCCGCCGCTTTGAACAGGTCGAAGCCCGTCTGGCCGAGCGGGGCAAAACCCCCGCACAAAGCGATCTTGCCGAGATGGATGCGCTCTGGGACGATGTCAAAACCGAGGAACATCGCGCCAATGGCAAACTCCCGCCGGTGGACGCGCCGACCGGGGCCTGA